The genomic window ATTTGGAGAAAAATTCGAAGAGCTTGTTGTTGCAAGAAAGGAGTGTCCTGCCGGTGACCGCAATATGTTGCTCATCGGGTACTGGTCTCTCATCTTCGACTGCCACAAAGGAATTTTGTCTCTCTTAGCAAACGAGTTTTATGGCAGCGCCTTTGCACTCGTTCGCCCAACTTTGGAAGCACTGGTTCGCTCGCATGTTGTGCTGATGGGTTCCGAAGAAGACGTACAAAGGATCAAAAAAGACGAATACAGCGTTAACTTCAAGACAATCGGTGCTCAGATTGACGCAGCCTTTGGTTATGGCACGTTGCTTCAAAAGCTCTTGGATGCGGCTCTGAAAGCTCTTCATAGTTTCACGCATTCAGGCATTTCCCAACTCGGAAGACGCTTTGAAGGGAACGACCTCAAGCTCGCTTATTTCGATGAGGAAATTATTGAAGTGATTCGTACTACTACCAGCGCCGTTTATTTGGTTACGAGATTGGTTACTATGCACTTCAAGTTTGAAGAGGAGGCAAAAGCTGCCGAGGAACTGTTCCTGCAATGGGGAAAGCGTTCTTGAGCTGTCTTTTAGGCCTAAAGGAGGCTTGGAACGAGGCTCGTGCTAAGAATTGCCGGGTCGTCCAATGGCAGGACGCGAGTCTTTGAAGCTCGCTATCAGCGTTCGATTCGCTGCCCGGCAGCCAAAGTTCGAGGAGTGGTGAAGGCTACGGTTACTTCTCTGGTAAAGAAACACACCGCATCCGCACGTTCCCTCCTCATGAAAATGTACGGCAGCCAAGATTTTGTTGCGGGATCGGCTAAATGGCAGGCCCACTGGCTCTGACCCAGTTGATGTTGGTTCGACTCCAGCTCCCGCAGCCATGGCGCTATCAGACAAGGGTAGTCTACGAGCCCGTCAAGCTCACAATCGGAGTTCGACTCTCCGTGGCGCCGCCAAGATATAGGGGTGATGACCCGATGGGAAGGGCGCTCGTCTCCAAAACGAGTTTAAGCAGGTTCGAATCCTGTCACCCCTGCCAAAGTTTGAAACGCGAGCATGGTATAGCGGCTGGTGCCTCGGGCTTCCAACCCGATGACGTGGGTTCAACTCCCACTGCTCGCTCCAAAGTTTTGAGCGGCTGTAGTTCAATGGAAGAATTTGACGTTGCCAACGTCAGGACACCGGATCGATACCGGTCAGCCGCTCCAAAGGTTTAAGGCTGGTGTAGCTCAGTGGGAAGAGTGCGGGCCTCGTAAGTCCGTGATCGGCGTTCGAATCGCCGCACCAGCTCCGCTGGTATAGCTCAACGGGAAGAGCCCGCGCATGGTAGGCGCGAGACCGCAGTTCGAGGCTGCGTGCCAGCTCCAATTTTGCTGCTGTAGCTCAGTGACAGAGCCATCGCCTTGTAAGCGATAGACGAGCGTTTGATTCGCTCCAGCAGCTCCAGATGTGGCGGGATTGGCCGAATGGCTTAGGCATCGGATTGTGGCTCCGATCACGAGAGTTCGATTCTCTCATCTCGCCCCAAAATGGGCGCGTAGTTCAACGGGAGAATCCTTGGCCTGCAACCAGGAGATGAGCGTTCGATTCGCTCCGTGTCCACCAGATTTTGAAAGGCAACAATGCATGGTCGGTTAGCACTGAGGGTCAGTGTGCTGGACTGAAAATCCAGAAAACTCCGTTCGATCCGGAGACCGACCGCCAATCGGGGTATGGTGTAAGGGCTGGCATCCGTGCCTTGGGAGCACGTGGTTCGGGTTCGAATCCCGGTGCCCCGACCAAATTCAATGAAGAGGTTTTTCGATTCTGATTTCTGAACCTTAATTCGAGTAGATCGAAACAATCGTGATGTTGTATTCATCATGCAACCACGAATGCTCGGGCCGACCCAGCCCGGGTCTTCCGGGCAAAATTATTTCATCTCTCCCGCACACCGGATCCCGATATAAGTGCCCCGGACGCCTGGCTTGCGCGTCACGCGGCTCGACCAGCGGGCGTTTCTCAGGCCTCCGAGCCAGGAACCGCCGCGCGTAATGCGGTATTCACCCTCCGAGGGACCTTGCGGATCCGTCACAGGGTCCGCCGTATAAGGTTCGTACCAATCCGCCGTCCACTCCGCCACGTTGCCCAGCGAATCATACAGCCCATAGCCGTTGGGCTGTTTCTGCGCCACTGCATGGGTTTGCTGTGCGCTGTTGCCAGACCACCAGGCAATCTCGCCGAGGCTCCAGTTGTTGCTCTTGCCTCCTCGCGTTGCGTACTCCCATTCGGCCTCGGTCGGAAGGCGCATGCCTATGGCCGAACAATAACCATGCGCCTGGAACCAATTCACCGAATCCACCGGAAGGTCTTCGCCAAGAAATGAGCTTGGGTTGCGCCCTACCACATGCTCATACGCTGCCTGCGTGACTTCTGTCTGGCCAATCCAGAATCCTTTGGTGATGGTCACTTCGTGGGCCGGCTTCTCATCAGGATAGCAATCTACGTCATCGGGCGAGCACCCCATCATGAACTTTCCCGGCGGTATCCATACATATTTCAGGCCATCGAGCGGGTTCACTTTGACTTTGTCTGCGTTCGTCACGACGCCCGCGGCTTCACTGGCCGCAGACGTTTTTGGTGGAAGAGGAATGACCACCGCGGCCGTCTTCAAATTGTCGGCAGCTTTTTTCTGACGCGCAAGCTTGGATTTATGCTCTTCCCCACCTTCGCCTTCTTTATCGCCGGTCTGGGCTTGCAGAGCAACCGAAGGGACCGGCGAAGCACTCGGGTGTGGCCAGAAAAACCACGCCACCAAAACCACCGCAGCGATCACAACCACCAAGCCCGCAACAGCGATGGCGCCGATTCTTGCCGGTTTAGCCACGCTGGTTGAAGAAACTCCCGAATCGGATGAAGCTTCCAGAGCAAAAGCGAGATCAGAGGCCGACTGGAAACGTTGCGCTGGGTTCTTCTCCAAACAGCGATGTACAACCCGCTGCAGCCCGGGGGGAACTCCGGTTGTGATCTGTGAAACCTCCGGCGGATCTTCATTCAGAATTACGCTCATCGTTTCCACCGAAGTGGCTTTCTGGAACGCGCGTTTTCCCGTCAGCATCTCCCATAGGATTGCCCCGAAGGCAAAAATATCTGCACGATGATCAGCCGGCTGCCCCCGCACCTGCTCCGGTGACATGTAACCGAACGTTCCCATCACCATGCCGGGTTGCGTTGCTTCGAGCGCATCAGGCGGGTTGCAGCCAGGAGCCTCCGGAGGCCGCATAAGTTTGGCTAGACCAAAATCTAAAATTTTGACCCGGCCATCGGTGGTGACAAACAAATTCTCAGGTTTCAGATCGCGATGAACAATCCCTTTCTCGTGCGCCGCGGCTAGACCATGGGCGACCTGCACGCCGTAATCAACCACCTTGCGAAGCTGTAGTGGCCCCGCGGCGAGCTGCCGCCGCAGGGTATCGCCTTCCAGCAACTCGCACACCATGTAGGGCGTGCTTTCATAAGTCCCCATCTGATGCACAACCAGAATATTGGGATGGTTCAGCGCGGCCGCGGCGCGGGCCTCCTGCTCGAAGCGCCGCAATCGGTCGGGATCGTTCGAGAGAAATGGCGGTAAAACCTTGATCGCAACATCGCGATTCAAGCGCGAATCATGCGCACAATACACCTCGCCCATGCCGCCTGAGCCCACCAGTTTTTGCACTTCGTATTCGCCCAGCTTCATTCCTGGCCGGAGCGTCACTTGCGAGGCTGAAGATTGCAGGAAGCTGGATTGAAGCTGGTCGCTGGAAGCGAGGAATGCTTCAATTTCTTTGCGCAAAGAATGGTCAGAAGAGCACACCCGGTCGAGGAAAGCGGCGCGTTCTTCCGGAGCCAGCTCCAGTGCCTGATGGAGCAGTTCCTTCGCTCGCTGCCATTGTTCATTTGTCATGGTGCTCGGCGCCGCTTATTTCATGGTGCAACCAAATCCGGGCGGTTGCCCAGTCTCTTTTCACGGTTGCCGGCGAGATGCCGAGCACACGCGAAGTTTCTTCGATCGAGAGACCGGCAAAAAAACGCAACTCCACAATTCGGCTTTGTTGCGGGTCAATCTTGGCCAAATCATTGAGGGCATCATCCAGGGCCAACAGGTCAACGCTGCGGGTTTTGGTGGCGATAACATCCTCTTCCAGGCTCAATTTAGGACCGTCGCACCGTTTTCCTGCTTTTCGTTGGCGGGCGTAATCCACTAGAATTTGGCGCATCAGGTGGGCAGAGACTGCAAAAAAGTGCTCACGGTTCTTAAAATGCATCGGCTGCTGCTTCATCAGACGGAGATAAGCTTCATGCACCAGGGCGGTACTCTGCAGGGTGTGGTCGGGACGTTCATTGCGAAGGCGGTAGTGCGCCATGCGGCGCAATTCCTTATAGACGAGCGGAAGTAACCGGCGCAACGACTCCTCATCGCCTGCCTGCCATTTGACCAGCAGCTCGCTTACAGACTGGGATGTAGGTTCTGGCATAAGCACATACGGGGAAGTGAGTGCTTTGACGGAAAGATATCTGCTCTCGTAGCCGAAGTCAATGTTATTGACGTAGCAAATACATCCGCGTAGGTAATATTTTTTGCGAATACGTGAGCCAATCCTGCTCAAAATTTCGCTTTAACAGTTAAAGACCCAACTTGGTATCCCGATGACAATTCTGGCCCTTGTCGAAGGGTCCCAGTGAAGTCGTAAGGCTAAAAAGGAGAATCTAAGAAGATGAATATCATGCGACGTAATCTGTTCCGAGTTATGCTGGCGATGGCACTGCTATGCACCGGCATGGCATTTGCCCAAAAGAAACCGCCAAGAGACATCAGCCACAAGCGCCATCCCAACCTGGCCG from Terriglobales bacterium includes these protein-coding regions:
- a CDS encoding sigma-70 family RNA polymerase sigma factor — protein: MPEPTSQSVSELLVKWQAGDEESLRRLLPLVYKELRRMAHYRLRNERPDHTLQSTALVHEAYLRLMKQQPMHFKNREHFFAVSAHLMRQILVDYARQRKAGKRCDGPKLSLEEDVIATKTRSVDLLALDDALNDLAKIDPQQSRIVELRFFAGLSIEETSRVLGISPATVKRDWATARIWLHHEISGAEHHDK
- a CDS encoding bifunctional serine/threonine-protein kinase/formylglycine-generating enzyme family protein encodes the protein MTNEQWQRAKELLHQALELAPEERAAFLDRVCSSDHSLRKEIEAFLASSDQLQSSFLQSSASQVTLRPGMKLGEYEVQKLVGSGGMGEVYCAHDSRLNRDVAIKVLPPFLSNDPDRLRRFEQEARAAAALNHPNILVVHQMGTYESTPYMVCELLEGDTLRRQLAAGPLQLRKVVDYGVQVAHGLAAAHEKGIVHRDLKPENLFVTTDGRVKILDFGLAKLMRPPEAPGCNPPDALEATQPGMVMGTFGYMSPEQVRGQPADHRADIFAFGAILWEMLTGKRAFQKATSVETMSVILNEDPPEVSQITTGVPPGLQRVVHRCLEKNPAQRFQSASDLAFALEASSDSGVSSTSVAKPARIGAIAVAGLVVVIAAVVLVAWFFWPHPSASPVPSVALQAQTGDKEGEGGEEHKSKLARQKKAADNLKTAAVVIPLPPKTSAASEAAGVVTNADKVKVNPLDGLKYVWIPPGKFMMGCSPDDVDCYPDEKPAHEVTITKGFWIGQTEVTQAAYEHVVGRNPSSFLGEDLPVDSVNWFQAHGYCSAIGMRLPTEAEWEYATRGGKSNNWSLGEIAWWSGNSAQQTHAVAQKQPNGYGLYDSLGNVAEWTADWYEPYTADPVTDPQGPSEGEYRITRGGSWLGGLRNARWSSRVTRKPGVRGTYIGIRCAGEMK